One window of Oncorhynchus kisutch isolate 150728-3 unplaced genomic scaffold, Okis_V2 scaffold1881, whole genome shotgun sequence genomic DNA carries:
- the LOC116368206 gene encoding zona pellucida sperm-binding protein 2-like, with amino-acid sequence EVKLNATTSSEEEYQLKVSCYYVANITRTLAFLTRPRDNEPFAETGTGRLMVRMRLAQDALYNTFHQEEDYPVVRYLRQPLHFEVELTTSSDPKVALVLDHCWATLNEDRDSRPRWNLIINGCENPEDPYRVVFHPVEVDARVHFPSHVKRFEVYMFSFAEDAVEQSGQVFVHCDVVICDASSPTGGPCSGQCVNQDNLKRGQRHVKDLFEERHVYVSSGYILWV; translated from the exons tgaggtgaagctgaatgccacgacgtcttcagaggaggaatatca GTTAAAGGTTTCCTGCTACTATGTGGCCAACATCACTCGCACATTGGCCTTTCTGACCAGGCCGCGTGACAACGAGCCTTTTGCCGAGACTGGGACGGGTCGACTAATGGTCAGAATGAGACTCGCTCAGG aCGCCTTGTATAACACGTTCCACCAGGAGGAGGACTATCCAGTGGTGAGGTACCTTAGACAGCCTCTGCACTTTGAGGTGGAGCTGACCACGTCCTCTGATCCCAAGGTAGCGCTGGTGCTTGACCACTGCTGGGCCACCCTCAACGAGGACCGCGACTCCCGACCCCGGTGGAATCTCATCATTAATGG CTGTGAGAACCCCGAGGATCCATACCGTGTGGTCTTCCACCCGGTAGAAGTTGACGCCAGGGTCCACTTCCCCTCTCACGTCAAACGCTTTGAGGTCTATATGTTTTCCTTCGCCGAGGATGCGGTTGAGCAGAGTGGCCAG GTCTTTGTCCATTGTGATGTGGTCATCTGTGATGCCAGTAGTCCCACTGGCGGCCCCTGTAGTGGACAATGTGTGAATCAGGACAACCTGAAAAGAG gtcAACGACATGTCAAAGACCTCTTTGAGGAGCGTCATGTATATGTTTCTTCTGGATACATTCTTTGGGTGTAA